A single genomic interval of Prunus dulcis chromosome 5, ALMONDv2, whole genome shotgun sequence harbors:
- the LOC117628417 gene encoding BTB/POZ domain-containing protein At5g41330, whose product MLKFMPPSAESALPRNGFKKIKSESNIVTIDVGGQLFQTTKQTLNLAGPDSLFSRISESASAQLAPPFIDRDPDLFSILLSLLRTGNLPSKAKALDLQDLIFESQFYGIETFLMNSLSNPSHFDAFNLEKSLILPLNGRDSPSAIATTPFGSVHVAHGSKITSFDWSLRKKSTILTQFTAVDSMLAISPRLAAVGATDFSGLQILDLENGFVKETLNWENVTKTGSTVQGIGSSPEFLFASFESSRRNSNSIMVYDLNSLSPVNEIGHYEIYGADINSAIPATKLNWVSGYGLLMASGSHSGPSGVLGNIKFWDTRSGNVVGEIKENVDCFSDVTVSDNLSAIFKVGVNTGGMFFADLRNIGAENPWVPLGERKKVVNGKKEGSGCKIESHGSQVFSSKGGNIELWSEVVVGSKKSSKNGMEDDRLFRKNLMGRMKDMGGSRITNMAFGGNKMFMTRKDQQTVEVWQNSARGF is encoded by the coding sequence ATGCTCAAATTCATGCCACCTTCAGCAGAATCGGCGCTTCCCAGAAATGGGTTTAAGAAAATCAAGTCAGAGTCCAACATAGTGACCATAGACGTGGGAGGCCAGCTCTTCCAGACCACCAAGCAAACTCTAAACCTAGCCGGTCCGGACTCGCTCTTTTCCCGAATTTCCGAGTCAGCCTCAGCTCAACTCGCTCCGCCGTTCATTGATCGAGACCCGGACCTCTTCTCGATTCTCCTGTCGCTTCTCAGAACAGGTAATTTGCCCTCAAAGGCCAAAGCTTTAGACCTGCAAGACCTAATTTTCGAATCCCAATTTTATGGCATCGAAACGTTTTTGATGAATTCGCTATCGAACCCATCTCATTTTGATGCTTTTAACCTCGAGAAGTCGTTGATTTTGCCCTTGAATGGCCGAGACTCGCCGTCTGCAATTGCCACGACGCCGTTTGGCTCGGTCCATGTAGCTCACGGCAGCAAAATCACGTCTTTTGATTGGTCGCTCAGGAAAAAGTCGACGATTTTGACCCAATTCACCGCTGTCGATTCGATGCTAGCGATATCGCCGAGGTTGGCCGCGGTGGGGGCAACTGACTTCTCGGGGCTCCAAATTCTTGACCTTGAAAACGGGTTTGTGAAGGAGACTCTCAATTGGGAGAATGTGACTAAGACTGGCTCAACAGTGCAAGGAATTGGGTCCTCACCTGAGTTTCTCTTCGCTAGTTTCGAATCATCTCGGAGGAACTCAAATTCCATTATGGTTTATGATTTAAATAGCTTGAGCCCTGTTAATGAGATTGGTCATTATGAAATTTATGGTGCCGATATTAATTCAGCAATACCGGCCACgaaattgaattgggtttcGGGTTATGGTCTGTTAATGGCGTCTGGGTCTCACAGTGGACCTTCAGGAGTATTGGGTAACATtaaattttgggatacaaGGTCTGGGAATGTAGTTGGGGAAATCAAGGAGAATGTTGATTGCTTTTCGGATGTAACAGTTTCTGATAACTTATCAGCAATATTCAAAGTTGGTGTGAATACAGGCGGGATGTTCTTTGCGGATTTGAGAAATATAGGTGCAGAGAATCCATGGGTTCCTCTTGGTGAAAGGAAGAAAGTGGTTAATGGGAAGAAGGAAGGTTCTGGGTGCAAGATTGAAAGCCATGGAAGCCAAGTGTTTTCTAGTAAGGGAGGCAACATAGAGCTATGGTCAGAGGTAGTGGTGGGCTCTAAGAAGAGCAGTAAAAATGGGATGGAGGATGACAGGCTCTTCAGGAAGAATTTAATGGGGAGAATGAAGGATATGGGAGGTTCCAGGATAACCAACATGGCTTTTGGAGGGAACAAGATGTTCATGACCCGGAAGGATCAGCAAACTGTTGAGGTCTGGCAGAATTCAGCTAGAGGATTTTAA
- the LOC117628732 gene encoding uncharacterized protein LOC117628732: MRRVNGESRTGNNALETINAAASAIAAAENRVPQATVQKRRWGSWWSMYWCFGFQRHKKRIGHAVLVPETTDRGGDAPRAENPIQTPSIVLPFVAPPSSPASFLQSEPPSATQSPAGFFSLTASMYSPSGPTSIFAIGPYAHETQLVSPPVFSTFTTEPSTAPFTPPPESVHLTTPSSPEVPFAQLLDPHFRNGEGGQRFPLSHYEFQSYQLYPGSPVGQLISPSSGISGSGTSSPFPDLEFAARGHHFLEFRTGDPPKLLNLDILSTRDWGSRLGSGSVTPDGAKSTSSDGFLLKPQTPEVVLNPRSNNRGRNNDISINHRVSFELSSEEVIRCVEKKPVALAEAVSTSLEDAEKAQSEEDPSKVVSSSICPVGETSNDAAEKAVADGEEAQLHPKQRSITLGSVKEFNFDNPDGGDSGNSIGSDWWANEKVDAKENGPTKNWSFFPMMQPGVS, from the exons ATGAGACGTGTGAATGGAGAGTCGAGAACTGGGAACAACGCTTTGGAGACTATAAACGCAGCTGCTTCTGCGATCGCAGCCGCCGAGAACCGTGTGCCTCAAGCCACCGTTCAG AAAAGAAGATGGGGGAGCTGGTGGAGCATGTATTGGTGTTTTGGATTTCAAAGACACAAAAAGAGAATTGGACATGCTGTCCTTGTCCCAGAAACAACAGACCGTGGAGGTGATGCTCCTAGAGCTgaaaatccaatccaaacacCTTCCATTGTACTTCCCTTTGTTGCACCTCCGTCCTCTCCTGCATCATTTCTTCAATCAGAACCTCCTTCTGCCACACAATCACCAGCtggttttttctctctcactgCCAGCATGTACTCCCCTAGTGGCCCTACCTCAATTTTCGCTATTGGTCCTTATGCTCATGAAACCCAGTTGGTCTCACCTCCTGTTTTCTCAACCTTCACTACTGAGCCATCAACTGCTCCCTTTACTCCTCCTCCTGAGTCTGTTCATTTGACTACACCTTCATCACCTGAGGTTCCATTTGCTCAGCTGCTTGATCCTCACTTCCGGAATGGTGAAGGTGGTCAGAGATTCCCATTGTCTCACTATGAATTTCAATCTTACCAACTTTACCCTGGAAGCCCAGTGGGTCAGCTTATATCACCAAGTTCAGGCATCTCAGGTTCTGGTACTTCTTCTCCTTTCCCTGACCTTGAGTTTGCTGCTCGTGGTCATCATTTTCTGGAGTTCCGAACAGGTGATCCTCCCAAGCTCTTGAACCTCGACATTCTCTCCACCCGTGATTGGGGTTCAAGACTAGGATCTGGTTCTGTAACCCCTGATGGTGCAAAGTCCACATCTTCTGATGGTTTTCTTCTAAAGCCTCAAACCCCTGAGGTTGTATTAAATCCACGATCAAACAATAGAGGTCGAAATAATGATATTTCCATCAACCACAGAGTTTCATTTGAGTTAAGTTCTGAAGAAGTTATCAGATGCGTGGAAAAGAAGCCAGTCGCATTAGCTGAAGCTGTATCAACATCTCTAGAAGATGCAGAGAAGGCCCAAAGCGAAGAAGATCCTAGTAAAGTAGTAAGCAGTTCTATTTGCCCTGTTGGTGAGACATCCAATGATGCAGCAGAAAAAGCCGTGGCGGATGGGGAGGAGGCACAACTGCATCCAAAGCAGCGATCCATCACGCTTGGTTCTGTCaaggaatttaattttgacaaTCCAGATGGAGGAGATTCTGGTAACTCTATTGGCTCTGACTGGTGGGCAAATGAGAAGGTTGATGCCAAGGAGAATGGCCCAACAAAGAATTGGTCGTTCTTCCCTATGATGCAGCCGGGTGTTAGTTAG